The stretch of DNA GGCGTCAGATATAGGATGCGCATAATCATACATGGGATAAATGCACCATTGATCGCCGGTCCTATGGTGTGTTGCATGGGATATACGGTACAGAACCGGGTCACGCATATTAAGATTAGGAGAAGCCATGTCTATTTTAGCTCTTAATACACGGGCACCATCGGGAAATTCTCCATCCCTCATTCTCTTAAACAAATCCAGGTTTTCTTCAACCGAACGATTGCGGTAGGGGCTTTCTTTTCCCGGTTCAGTCAATGTCCCACGGTATTCTCTTATCTCATCCGGACTTAAATCGCAAACATATGCCTTACCTTTTTTTATCAATTCAATAGCATAGTCGTATAATTTTTCAAAATAGTCGGAAGCATAATACATGCGGTCTTCCCAATCAAATCCCAGCCACTTTACATCTCTTTGAATGGATTCTATGTACTCTATGTCTTCCTTTACAGGGTTGGTATCATCAAATCTGAGATTGCAAAGGCCGTTGTACTTTTTTGCAGTCCCAAAATTAAGGCAAATAGACTTTGCGTGTCCTATGTGAAGATATCCATTAGGTTCGGGTGGAAATCGAGTATGCACTCTATTGCCATACGTACCTTCTTCTAAATCTTTATCAATAATATTGTGAATAAAATTAGTTGGTAAGCTTGAATTATTTATTTCATTTTCCACGTTATTGTTACCCATCTTTCACTTCCCCTTGTTTCTCTATATTATTCTTATTATTATACCACTTACATTATTAACTAACAATTATATTTTTAAACCGATCCCTTTATAATGTTTAGTCTGTTCTTAATATCCGGCTTGCCCTGTGAGCGAATCATCATTGTCAACCCATTCCTTTACTTCAATTTCTCTATAACTATTTTTTGTATCTCTTACTATCACCTTTTCAATCCCTGCATTGATGATCATCCTTTTACACATTGCACACGAACTGGCATTTGGTACCAGTTCTCCAGTTTTTGCATCTTTTCCGACAAGATACAGCACAGCTCCTATCATATCTCTTCTGGATGCACTTATGATACAATTTGCTTCAGAATGTACCGACCGACACAGTTCATACCGCTCCCCTCTTGGCACATTTAATTGTTCCCTCATACAAAAGCCAAGATCGCTGCAATTTTTTCTTCCCCTCGGTGCGCCTGTAT from Petroclostridium xylanilyticum encodes:
- a CDS encoding deoxycytidylate deaminase, producing MQRRDKHNYYLDIAETVLERGTCLRRNYGAIIVKNDEIISTGYTGAPRGRKNCSDLGFCMREQLNVPRGERYELCRSVHSEANCIISASRRDMIGAVLYLVGKDAKTGELVPNASSCAMCKRMIINAGIEKVIVRDTKNSYREIEVKEWVDNDDSLTGQAGY